One part of the Lotus japonicus ecotype B-129 chromosome 2, LjGifu_v1.2 genome encodes these proteins:
- the LOC130737512 gene encoding type IV inositol polyphosphate 5-phosphatase 9-like isoform X1, producing MPGILAEVMWPILVANKILNKQIGSRNFIADYPSYAEPLLGITSHDHSSLSTKSILNNHQDSQKYKVFVSTWNVGGISPDEGLNMDDLLETCNKPFDIYVLGFQEIVPLKAKSVLGSENSKISTKWNSLIREALNKRTHDNKEGNPAQQCRAPQDFNCIISKQMVGLLVSVWVRKDLHPFIQHPCVSCVGCGIMGFLGNKGSVSVRFLLHGTSFCFVCSHLASGGREGDEKYRNSNVGEIFSRTSFPRGPLLDLPAKILDHDHVILLGDLNYRISLPEETTRLLIERRDWDSLLENDQLKMELVSGNLLRGWHEGAIEFAPTYKYCLNSDLYYGCCYHAKMKAAKKRSPAWCDRIIWFGKGLKQIEYARSESKLSDHRPVKALFTAQVRDSAAIKNFPSLFLSERFQKIKTHHFQVSPTHDEFVCQKQASFHR from the exons ATGCCTGGAATACTAGCAGAA GTCATGTGGCCTATATTAGTGGCTAACAAGATCCTCAACAAGCAAATTGGAAGCAGAAATTTCATAGCAGATTATCCAAGTTATGCAGAACCCTTATTGGGTATTACAAGCCATGATCACTCATCTCTGAGCACTAAAAGCATTCTTAATAATCACCAGGATTCACAGAAGTACAA GGTTTTTGTCAGCACATGGAATGTGGGTGGAATTTCACCAGACGAAGGATTGAATATGGATGATTTGTTGGAGACCTGCAACAAGCCTTTTGACATCTATGTCCTTGG GTTTCAAGAGATTGTGCCTCTAAAAGCAAAAAGTGTGTTGGGGTCTGAAAACAGCAAGATCTCTACAAAATGGAATTCTCTAATCAGAGAAGCTCTGAACAAGAGAACACATGATAATAAGGAAGGAAATCCAGCTCAGCAGTGTAGAGCCCCACAAGATTTTAATTGTATCATTAGCAAGCAAATGGTTGGTTTATTGGTATCTGTGTGGGTACGGAAAGACCTTCATCCATTCATTCAGCATCCATGTGTCTCATGTGTTGGCTGTGGCATCATGGGCTTCCTAGGCAACAAG GGTTCTGTATCTGTGAGATTTCTGTTACATGGAACAAGCTTCTGTTTTGTGTGCAGTCATCTGGCTTCTGGGGGAAGAGAGGGGGATGAGAAGTATAGAAACTCTAATGTTGGTGAAATATTTTCCAGGACAAGTTTTCCTAGAGGTCCTCTGCTAGATTTACCTGCAAAGATCCTTGATCATGA TCATGTGATATTGCTTGGAGATTTAAATTACAGAATTTCTCTGCCAGAAGAAACGACACGCTTACTTATTGAAAGAAGAGACTGGGATTCCCTATTAGAAAATGATCAG CTAAAAATGGAGCTAGTGAGTGGAAACCTGTTAAGAGGATGGCATGAAGGAGCAATTGAATTCGCCCCAACCTACAAGTATTGTCTTAATTCAGACCTGTACTATGGATGTTGTTACCATGCAAAGATGAAAGCAGCAAAGAAGAGATCACCAGCATG GTGTGACAGGATTATATGGTTTGGCAAGGGTTTAAAGCAAATTGAGTATGCTAGAAGTGAATCAAAACTGTCAGACCACAGGCCTGTGAAGGCATTGTTTACAGCACAAGTCAGGGATTCAGCAGCAATAAAAAACTTTCCAAGCTTGTTTCTATCAGAAagatttcaaaaaattaaaactcatCACTTTCAAGTTTCCCCCACTCATGATGAGTTTGTATGCCAAAAACAAGCAAGTTTCCACCGGTAA
- the LOC130737512 gene encoding type IV inositol polyphosphate 5-phosphatase 9-like isoform X2, with amino-acid sequence MPGILAEVMWPILVANKILNKQIGSRNFIADYPSYAEPLLGITSHDHSSLSTKSILNNHQDSQKYKVFVSTWNVGGISPDEGLNMDDLLETCNKPFDIYVLGFQEIVPLKAKSVLGSENSKISTKWNSLIREALNKRTHDNKEGNPAQQCRAPQDFNCIISKQMVGLLVSVWVRKDLHPFIQHPCVSCVGCGIMGFLGNKGSVSVRFLLHGTSFCFVCSHLASGGREGDEKYRNSNVGEIFSRTSFPRGPLLDLPAKILDHDHVILLGDLNYRISLPEETTRLLIERRDWDSLLENDQLKMELVSGNLLRGWHEGAIEFAPTYKYCLNSDLYYGCCYHAKMKAAKKRSPAWIIWFGKGLKQIEYARSESKLSDHRPVKALFTAQVRDSAAIKNFPSLFLSERFQKIKTHHFQVSPTHDEFVCQKQASFHR; translated from the exons ATGCCTGGAATACTAGCAGAA GTCATGTGGCCTATATTAGTGGCTAACAAGATCCTCAACAAGCAAATTGGAAGCAGAAATTTCATAGCAGATTATCCAAGTTATGCAGAACCCTTATTGGGTATTACAAGCCATGATCACTCATCTCTGAGCACTAAAAGCATTCTTAATAATCACCAGGATTCACAGAAGTACAA GGTTTTTGTCAGCACATGGAATGTGGGTGGAATTTCACCAGACGAAGGATTGAATATGGATGATTTGTTGGAGACCTGCAACAAGCCTTTTGACATCTATGTCCTTGG GTTTCAAGAGATTGTGCCTCTAAAAGCAAAAAGTGTGTTGGGGTCTGAAAACAGCAAGATCTCTACAAAATGGAATTCTCTAATCAGAGAAGCTCTGAACAAGAGAACACATGATAATAAGGAAGGAAATCCAGCTCAGCAGTGTAGAGCCCCACAAGATTTTAATTGTATCATTAGCAAGCAAATGGTTGGTTTATTGGTATCTGTGTGGGTACGGAAAGACCTTCATCCATTCATTCAGCATCCATGTGTCTCATGTGTTGGCTGTGGCATCATGGGCTTCCTAGGCAACAAG GGTTCTGTATCTGTGAGATTTCTGTTACATGGAACAAGCTTCTGTTTTGTGTGCAGTCATCTGGCTTCTGGGGGAAGAGAGGGGGATGAGAAGTATAGAAACTCTAATGTTGGTGAAATATTTTCCAGGACAAGTTTTCCTAGAGGTCCTCTGCTAGATTTACCTGCAAAGATCCTTGATCATGA TCATGTGATATTGCTTGGAGATTTAAATTACAGAATTTCTCTGCCAGAAGAAACGACACGCTTACTTATTGAAAGAAGAGACTGGGATTCCCTATTAGAAAATGATCAG CTAAAAATGGAGCTAGTGAGTGGAAACCTGTTAAGAGGATGGCATGAAGGAGCAATTGAATTCGCCCCAACCTACAAGTATTGTCTTAATTCAGACCTGTACTATGGATGTTGTTACCATGCAAAGATGAAAGCAGCAAAGAAGAGATCACCAGCATG GATTATATGGTTTGGCAAGGGTTTAAAGCAAATTGAGTATGCTAGAAGTGAATCAAAACTGTCAGACCACAGGCCTGTGAAGGCATTGTTTACAGCACAAGTCAGGGATTCAGCAGCAATAAAAAACTTTCCAAGCTTGTTTCTATCAGAAagatttcaaaaaattaaaactcatCACTTTCAAGTTTCCCCCACTCATGATGAGTTTGTATGCCAAAAACAAGCAAGTTTCCACCGGTAA